In Aquimarina sp. TRL1, a single window of DNA contains:
- the aspS gene encoding aspartate--tRNA ligase, translated as MYRSHSCGELRSSDINTEVTLAGWVQKIRDKGFMIWVDLRDRYGITQLIFDEERTPKDVTEKAKKLGREFVIQVKGNVIERESKNDAIPTGAIEILVKELTVLNEALVPPFTIEDTTDGGEDIRMKYRYLDIRRNPVKNNLLFRHQVGMKVRNYLSQEGFIEVETPYLIKSTPEGARDFVVPSRMNEGQFYALPQSPQTFKQLLMVGGMDKYFQIVKCFRDEDLRADRQPEFTQIDCEMAFVEQEDILSIFEGLTKHLLKEIKGVNITEFPRMTYDEAMKTYGNDKPDIRFGMKFGELNAIAQHKDFKVFNEADLVVAIAVPGGASYTRKEIDKLIDWVKRPQIGAQGMVYVKYNEDGSFKSSVDKFYDQEDLKKWAEKTGAVPGDLICVLSGEANKVRSQLSALRMELAERLQLRNPEEFAPLWVVDFPLLEWDEETERYHAMHHPFTSPKPDDIPLLDTNPGKVRANAYDLVLNGNEIGGGSIRIHDKETQALMFDHLGFTPEEAKAQFGFLMDAFQYGAPPHGGIAFGFDRLVSILGGQETIRDFIAFPKNNSGRDVMIDAPANVDSEQLKELNIKLDL; from the coding sequence ATGTACAGAAGTCATTCTTGCGGCGAACTACGCTCTTCAGATATCAATACAGAAGTCACTCTTGCCGGGTGGGTTCAAAAAATACGTGATAAAGGATTTATGATATGGGTCGATCTTCGAGATCGGTATGGTATTACACAATTGATATTTGATGAGGAAAGAACTCCCAAGGACGTTACTGAAAAAGCGAAAAAGCTGGGACGTGAATTTGTTATTCAGGTAAAAGGGAATGTTATTGAGCGGGAATCTAAAAACGACGCCATTCCTACTGGAGCCATAGAGATTTTAGTAAAAGAGTTAACCGTTCTTAATGAAGCACTGGTTCCTCCTTTTACAATTGAAGATACTACAGACGGAGGAGAAGACATCCGAATGAAATACAGGTATCTGGATATTCGCAGAAATCCGGTAAAAAACAACCTACTGTTTCGTCATCAGGTAGGTATGAAGGTAAGAAACTACCTATCTCAAGAAGGTTTTATTGAAGTAGAAACTCCTTACCTTATCAAATCTACTCCCGAAGGGGCACGAGATTTTGTCGTTCCATCTCGAATGAATGAGGGGCAATTTTACGCACTTCCTCAATCTCCTCAAACTTTCAAACAGTTATTGATGGTCGGAGGGATGGATAAATATTTTCAGATTGTAAAATGTTTTAGAGACGAAGATCTACGAGCTGACAGACAACCGGAATTTACACAGATTGACTGTGAAATGGCTTTTGTAGAACAGGAAGATATTCTTTCTATTTTCGAGGGGCTAACCAAACACCTTCTCAAAGAAATCAAAGGAGTGAACATCACAGAATTTCCAAGAATGACCTATGATGAAGCAATGAAGACCTATGGAAATGACAAACCTGATATCCGTTTCGGGATGAAATTCGGAGAACTAAATGCTATTGCACAACACAAAGATTTCAAAGTATTTAATGAGGCTGATTTAGTAGTAGCTATTGCAGTTCCCGGTGGGGCTTCATATACCCGAAAGGAAATTGACAAACTCATTGACTGGGTAAAAAGACCGCAGATAGGCGCCCAGGGCATGGTATATGTAAAATATAATGAAGATGGTAGTTTTAAATCTTCTGTAGATAAATTCTACGATCAGGAAGACTTAAAAAAATGGGCAGAAAAAACAGGAGCAGTTCCTGGAGATCTGATCTGTGTACTATCAGGAGAGGCTAATAAAGTACGTTCGCAATTAAGTGCACTTCGTATGGAACTGGCAGAAAGATTACAGCTTAGAAATCCTGAAGAATTTGCCCCCTTATGGGTAGTCGATTTTCCATTACTGGAGTGGGATGAAGAAACAGAGAGATATCACGCAATGCACCACCCGTTTACCTCTCCAAAACCGGACGATATTCCTTTACTAGATACGAATCCCGGAAAAGTAAGAGCTAATGCATACGATTTGGTTCTGAACGGAAACGAAATCGGAGGTGGATCTATTCGTATCCACGATAAGGAAACACAAGCGTTAATGTTTGACCATTTAGGGTTTACTCCTGAAGAAGCTAAAGCACAATTTGGTTTCCTAATGGATGCTTTCCAATATGGAGCTCCTCCTCACGGAGGAATTGCTTTCGGATTTGACCGACTGGTTTCAATTCTGGGTGGACAAGAAACCATTCGCGACTTTATCGCCTTCCCCAAAAACAACAGCGGAAGAGATGTAATGATCGACGCTCCTGCCAATGTGGACAGCGAGCAACTAAAAGAACTAAACATCAAATTAGATCTATAA
- a CDS encoding chloride channel protein has protein sequence MGSSKKNILYRFLIWRYRHISNKNFILLLSILVGFLSGLGAVFLKNSTHLLQDILESDIISWQSSFYFIIPVAGLFIVFTLTKYLFRKEITSAIPSILFSLSKKNGIMKHMESYFPLLLAPITVGFGGSVGLLGPAIGSGAAISSNISTLFHMDRKTRILLIGCAAAGAISAVFKSPLAGLVFAVEVFSLDLTLVSLLPLLLASVSAIITSYFFLGDEVLFKFEVLETFSIYDTPFYILLGIGTAFASIYFTKMYFGIMRFFNQFSNKLHRLLIGGIAIGIMLYFIPNLYGEGLGFINNLLHEDHVTALGKTPFDIPKSNIWVAIALLFGITIFKAIAMTTTFAAGGCGGIFIPTMVMGSALGNVVSKVINNLGIGIQVSEANFTLLGMAGLIAGVLHAPLTSIFLIAEITTSYELFVPLMITAAISFSISRSSVHYTIYTRELAEKGELLTHNKDQTVLNLLNIESIVETNFISVLPNQTLEELLHKAVAKSNRNIFPVVDEHNALLGIVLLDDIREIMFDTKLYKTTTVEMLMRQAEEVIQLEKDAAKTVMKKFQNTGAWNLPVLKNDQYYGFISKSKLLTVYRRKLINFTR, from the coding sequence ATGGGATCATCAAAAAAGAACATATTATATCGTTTTCTTATCTGGAGATATCGACATATCTCCAATAAAAATTTTATTCTATTACTAAGTATTCTTGTTGGTTTTCTTTCGGGATTAGGAGCTGTTTTCCTAAAAAACAGTACCCACTTACTACAGGACATTCTGGAAAGTGATATTATCTCCTGGCAATCTTCCTTTTATTTTATTATTCCTGTTGCCGGTCTTTTTATCGTCTTTACTCTCACAAAGTACTTGTTCAGAAAAGAAATTACTTCGGCAATCCCTTCTATTCTTTTTTCCTTATCCAAAAAAAATGGTATTATGAAACATATGGAATCATATTTTCCATTACTTCTTGCTCCTATTACTGTTGGATTTGGTGGTTCTGTTGGGCTTTTGGGACCTGCTATCGGATCAGGAGCTGCCATCAGTTCGAACATCAGTACATTATTCCACATGGATAGAAAAACAAGAATTCTGTTGATCGGGTGTGCTGCAGCCGGAGCTATTTCTGCTGTGTTTAAATCCCCTCTGGCTGGATTGGTCTTTGCTGTAGAGGTCTTTAGTCTGGATCTCACACTGGTTTCTTTACTACCATTACTTCTCGCCTCTGTTTCTGCAATTATCACTTCCTACTTTTTTCTAGGGGATGAAGTATTGTTTAAATTTGAGGTATTAGAAACTTTCAGCATCTATGATACTCCTTTTTACATTTTGTTAGGTATAGGAACCGCTTTTGCTTCTATTTACTTCACCAAAATGTATTTCGGCATTATGCGATTTTTCAATCAGTTTTCGAACAAATTACATCGCTTATTAATCGGAGGAATTGCCATTGGAATCATGCTATATTTTATTCCCAACTTATATGGAGAAGGTCTGGGGTTTATCAACAATTTATTGCACGAAGATCATGTTACCGCCTTGGGAAAAACTCCGTTTGATATTCCCAAAAGTAATATTTGGGTGGCTATTGCACTCCTTTTTGGGATCACTATTTTCAAAGCAATCGCAATGACCACTACTTTTGCTGCAGGTGGTTGTGGAGGGATCTTTATCCCAACTATGGTAATGGGTAGTGCCTTAGGCAATGTGGTTTCTAAAGTGATTAATAATCTAGGAATCGGAATACAAGTATCTGAAGCCAACTTCACCCTTCTAGGAATGGCTGGTCTGATTGCAGGAGTACTACATGCCCCATTAACATCCATCTTCCTAATTGCAGAAATTACTACCAGCTACGAACTCTTCGTCCCCCTAATGATCACGGCTGCTATCTCTTTCAGCATTTCCAGAAGTAGTGTTCATTATACAATATACACCCGGGAACTGGCCGAAAAAGGAGAACTCCTTACTCATAATAAAGATCAAACAGTTCTTAACCTTCTAAATATAGAAAGCATTGTAGAAACGAATTTTATCTCCGTACTTCCCAATCAAACACTGGAAGAACTACTCCATAAAGCAGTTGCTAAATCCAACCGAAATATTTTTCCCGTAGTAGATGAACACAATGCTCTTTTAGGAATTGTATTACTAGATGATATCCGGGAGATCATGTTTGATACCAAGCTTTATAAAACCACCACTGTAGAAATGTTAATGAGACAAGCAGAAGAAGTTATACAACTTGAAAAAGATGCTGCCAAAACAGTTATGAAAAAATTTCAAAATACAGGAGCCTGGAATCTTCCTGTTCTCAAAAACGACCAATATTATGGATTTATTTCTAAATCAAAACTCCTTACCGTATATAGAAGAAAGTTGATTAATTTTACCCGATAA